In Chitinophaga sp. HK235, a single window of DNA contains:
- a CDS encoding DUF4349 domain-containing protein has protein sequence MLNELTLKYKRIFKISLLLFAGMFLFRLLYGYLYKDNTPTELGGDDFFSSIVKYRRNYASEKTKSFAKPGTGPVAITSGQKYEKVANVRSRSTNFTEDEKQVHGTIRQLGAIVQYQQESGNKGSREIQLLIGVSPEKFDSFYYAVQKIGVIKSTEIKKVDKTNEYRKLNASRVSLEKNLESLNQLTSQPGKIDERIQLHEKIYEVEKQLQDLGVELGNFDTENEFCTVQFSMYEGAVAKTVSLYTRVKVALQWTIKYYLMLMGGLFFASVGAWLIVVIVKKLDPDKSKSA, from the coding sequence ATGTTAAATGAGCTAACGTTGAAGTATAAACGAATTTTTAAAATATCGTTGCTGCTGTTTGCAGGGATGTTTTTATTCCGTTTATTATACGGATACTTGTATAAGGACAATACCCCCACTGAACTGGGCGGAGACGACTTTTTTTCGAGTATTGTAAAATACCGGAGGAACTATGCTTCCGAAAAAACAAAATCATTTGCAAAGCCCGGTACTGGACCGGTAGCAATCACCTCCGGGCAGAAATACGAAAAGGTGGCCAATGTACGCTCCCGCTCTACTAATTTCACCGAAGATGAAAAGCAGGTGCATGGTACTATCCGTCAGCTTGGAGCCATTGTACAGTACCAGCAGGAATCGGGTAATAAAGGTAGCCGTGAAATACAGCTGCTGATCGGAGTTTCGCCGGAAAAATTCGATTCCTTCTATTATGCAGTGCAGAAAATCGGTGTCATCAAGTCTACAGAAATAAAAAAAGTTGATAAAACGAATGAATACCGTAAACTCAATGCCAGCAGGGTTTCTCTGGAGAAAAACCTGGAATCACTGAATCAGCTTACTTCGCAGCCGGGTAAAATTGATGAACGGATTCAGTTGCACGAAAAAATATATGAGGTAGAAAAACAACTGCAGGACCTGGGCGTAGAGCTGGGTAATTTTGATACAGAGAATGAATTCTGTACTGTCCAGTTTTCTATGTACGAAGGCGCAGTGGCAAAGACCGTGAGCCTGTATACCCGTGTAAAAGTGGCACTGCAATGGACCATCAAATATTATCTGATGTTGATGGGAGGATTATTTTTTGCTTCAGTAGGTGCCTGGCTGATTGTGGTGATTGTAAAGAAGCTCGACCCTGATAAGAGCAAATCAGCAT